A window from Solanum stenotomum isolate F172 chromosome 5, ASM1918654v1, whole genome shotgun sequence encodes these proteins:
- the LOC125865604 gene encoding uncharacterized protein LOC125865604, with the protein MAGGGNFLQRVISYVANELIVNGLANNQSFQRFAVRTSKRIDDISKMAVQTKRKIADQIKDASKNFESFKNK; encoded by the exons ATGGCGGGAGGAGGAAACTTTCTTCAGAGGGTCATTTCTTACGTAGCCAACGAGTTGATCGTCAATGGACTCGCCAACAA CCAAAGTTTTCAAAGGTTTGCCGTAAGGACCTCGAAGAGAATAGATGATATATCTAAAATGG CTGTGCAGACCAAGCGAAAAATTGCTGACCAGATCAAGGATGCGTCAAAAAACTTTGAG TCTTTCAAGAACAAGTAA
- the LOC125865453 gene encoding wall-associated receptor kinase 2-like yields MAQTITRGTNVTKPGCPKQCGNITVPYPFGIGSGCAFDSGFEIDCNIYINGSQKALIGKYNIEVYDISDAELRISCDFGWRCYDSTGALLDQDMVSITFLESSPYSFSALNRFTVVGCDDYGSISGPNNFEYGCNVSCTSKEDVMNGGECMGKGCCQKQIPKGLKYYNTTMSSTGNHTDVWSFNSCGYAFLGEADRLHFRGLPDLGDDLTVDYFYERLKATVPIVLDWAIGSLTCAQALKREDYACRENSHCVDSDTGLGGYRCSCNTGYHGNPYLNQGCQDIDECADPSANSCERICINIPGSYNCSCPDGYTDDGKNDGRGCIPPYSVFPWIKFSLGIGIGFISLVVGITWLYFSIKKRKLIKVREKFFQQNGGLLLKQTISTKEVGVEATRIFTAEELNKATNNYANDRILGRGGNGIVYRGVLRDTRIVAIKKSRIVDESQIEQFINEVVILTQINHRNVVRLFGCCLEDEVPLLVYECVSEGNLYEHIHNQRGEGWLTWQNRLRIAAETATALAYLHSFASMPIIHRDVKSANILLDNVYTAKVADFGASRLIPLDQTHVATSILGTSGYLDPEYFRTSQLTDKSDVYSFGVVLAELLTGLKPVIRDINDEQKNLADYFVSSLNNNLLFQIINRRVLQEGNLEQLQKMAELVKNCLNLQGEDRPTMKEVAIELECLRKLTGVSLSNQHGQGDNDHDDLSDLYTVPIDPYGNTPKSDSSHILHPTYIPS; encoded by the exons ATGGCCCAAACCATCACTAGAGGTACCAATGTCACAAAACCAGGATGCCCTAAGCAGTGTGGGAATATAACGGTTCCGTACCCATTCGGTATTGGCTCAGGCTGTGCTTTTGATTCGGGGTTCGAAATTGACTGCAACATTTATATTAATGGTTCTCAGAAAGCCCTTATAGGAAAGTACAATATTGAAGTGTACGACATATCGGATGCTGAATTGCGCATCTCCTGTGACTTTGGTTGGAGATGTTACGACTCCACCGGAGCTCTGCTCGATCAGGATATGGTTTCCATCACATTTTTAGAATCAAGTCCGTATAGTTTCTCTGCGCTGAACAGGTTTACTGTAGTTGGTTGCGATGACTATGGTTCCATCTCGGGGCCTAACAACTTTGAGTATGGCTGCAATGTCAGCTGTACAAGCAAAGAGGATGTGATGAACGGAGGAGAGTGTATGGGAAAAGGCTGCTGCCAGAAACAGATTCCTAAGGGCTTGAAATACTACAACACAACCATGTCTAGCACCGGAAACCATACCGACGTTTGGTCATTTAATTCATGTGGGTATGCATTTCTGGGTGAGGCTGATCGCTTACATTTCCGAGGCTTGCCAGATCTAGGTGATGATCTAACTGTTGATTATTTTTATGAGAGGTTAAAGGCCACTGTGCCCATTGTGCTGGACTGGGCCATTGGGAGTCTTACTTGCGCGCAAGCTCTGAAAAGAGAGGATTATGCTTGTAGAGAAAATAGCCACTGTGTTGATTCGGATACCGGTCTTGGTGGCTACCGCTGCAGCTGTAATACAGGCTATCATGGCAATCCTTATCTCAATCAAGGCTGCCAAG ATATTGATGAATGTGCTGATCCAAGCGCCAATTCGTGTGAAAGGATATGCATAAACATCCCGGGGAGTTATAATTGCTCTTGTCCTGATGGATATACCGATGATGGCAAAAATGATGGTCGTGGTTGTATTCCTCCCTACTCTGTATTTCCATGGATCAAATTCTCTTTAG GTATCGGAATTGGCTTTATCTCCCTAGTGGTTGGTATAACCTGGCTCTATTTCAgcatcaagaaaagaaaattgattaaaGTCAGAGAGAAGTTCTTCCAACAAAATGGTGGTTTATTATTGAAACAGACGATCTCCACTAAAGAGGTTGGTGTGGAAGCAACAAGAATATTTACAGCTGAGGAGCTCAACAAAGCTACAAACAATTATGCCAATGACAGAATTCTTGGTCGTGGCGGCAATGGGATTGTATATAGAGGTGTGCTACGTGATACTCGCATAGTTGCCATTAAAAAATCTAGAATTGTGGACGAGAGTCAAATTGAGCAATTTATCAATGAGGTGGTCATTCTAACTCAAATCAACCATCGAAACGTGGTAAGACTATTTGGATGTTGTTTGGAGGATGAAGTTCCTTTATTGGTTTATGAGTGTGTCTCTGAAGGAAATCTTTACGAGCACATTCACAACCAACGTGGAGAGGGTTGGTTAACTTGGCAAAACCGTTTGAGAATTGCAGCAGAGACAGCCACTGCACTTGCTTATCTTCATTCATTTGCATCCATGCCTATAATTCATAGAGACGTTAAGTCTGCGAACATATTGTTGGATAATGTTTACACAGCTAAAGTGGCAGATTTTGGAGCATCAAGGTTAATTCCTCTGGATCAAACACATGTGGCTACATCAATTCTGGGGACATCAGGATACTTGGATCCTGAATATTTTCGCACAAGTCAACTGACTGACAAAAGTGATGTTTACAGCTTTGGAGTAGTTCTGGCAGAACTTTTGACAGGGTTGAAACCTGTAATTAGAGATATAAACGATGAGCAAAAGAATTTGGCTGATTATTTTGTTTCGTCCTTGAATAACAATCtcttatttcaaattattaatcGTCGTGTTCTGCAAGAAGGGAATCTTGAGCAACTTCAAAAGATGGCTGAGCTGGTGAAGAACTGTCTTAACTTGCAAGGAGAAGATAGGCCTACAATGAAGGAAGTGGCTATTGAACTTGAATGTTTGAGGAAGTTAACTGGAGTCTCTTTGTCTAATCAACATGGACAGGGAGATAATGATCATGATGACTTATCAGATCTTTACACAGTTCCAATAGACCCCTATGGAAATACTCCCAAATCAGATAGTTCTCACATACTGCATCCTACATACATTCCAAGTTGA